From the Actinomycetota bacterium genome, the window GTCGTGCCGTCGCCGGAGCCGGTGGCGATCCTGGAAGCCGCCGCCATCCGCGCTTTGGTCGAGCAGGGGCAGGTCGTGGTTGCGGCCGGGGGCGGCGGGGTGCCGGTGGTGCGCTACGCGTCGGGGTTCGGCGGCATCGACGCAGTCATCGACAAGGACTACGCCGCCCAGGTGCTGGCCAACTCGATCCCGGCGGAAGCCCTGGTGCTCGTTACCGGTGTCGACACGGTGCTGCTGAACTACGGAACGCCGGAGCAGAAGCCGATCCACGAGATGGCGGTCACCGAGGCGGAGGAGCACCTGGAAACCGGCCAGTTCCCCGAGGGCAGCATGGGCCCGAAGGTGCGGGCGGCCATCCGCTTCCTGCGCAGCGGCGGGGAGCAGGCGGTGATCACGTCGCCCGAACTGGTCTACGCCTCGCTCAAGGAGGGGGTAACCGAGCTGGAGGGTCAGACCGGGACCAAGATCGTGCGGGTCAAGCCTCTGATTGCGGGCGTCTGATGGCCCG encodes:
- a CDS encoding carbamate kinase, whose protein sequence is VVPSPEPVAILEAAAIRALVEQGQVVVAAGGGGVPVVRYASGFGGIDAVIDKDYAAQVLANSIPAEALVLVTGVDTVLLNYGTPEQKPIHEMAVTEAEEHLETGQFPEGSMGPKVRAAIRFLRSGGEQAVITSPELVYASLKEGVTELEGQTGTKIVRVKPLIAGV